A region of Lemur catta isolate mLemCat1 chromosome 22, mLemCat1.pri, whole genome shotgun sequence DNA encodes the following proteins:
- the LOC123626451 gene encoding arylamine N-acetyltransferase 1-like, whose amino-acid sequence MDIEAYFERIGYKNSRKNLDLETLTDVLQHHIRAIPFENLNIHCGEAMEFGLQAIFDQVVRRNRGGWCLQVNQLLHWALSTMGFETTMLGGNVFIPVVDQYSSNMIHLVLQVTIGSRKYIVDTGFGFSFQMWQPLELISGQDQPQVPCIFRLREESGIWYLDQIRREQYVPNEEFLNSDLLEKNKYRKMYFFTLEPRTIEDFESVNTYMQESPTSVFKTTSLCSLQTPEGVHCLVGFTLISKRFSYKDNIDLVEFKTLNEEEVEEVLKNIFNISLERKLVPKHGDLSISL is encoded by the coding sequence ATGGACATTGAagcatattttgaaagaattggTTACAAGAACTCTAGGAAGAACTTGGACTTGGAAACACTAACTGACGTTCTACAGCACCACATCCGGGCCATTCCCTTTGAGAACCTTAACATACATTGTGGGGAAGCCATGGAATTTGGCTTACAGGCCATTTTTGATCAAGTTGTGCGAAGGAACCGGGGTGGGTGGTGTCTCCAGGTCAATCAACTTCTGCACTGGGCTCTGAGCACAATGGGTTTTGAGACCACAATGTTGGGAGGAAATGTTTTCATACCTGTAGTTGACCAATACAGCAGTAACATGATTCACCTTGTGCTGCAGGTGACCATTGGTAGCAGGAAGTACATTGTTGATACTGGGTTTGGATTCTCCTTCCAGATGTGGCAACCTCTGGAGTTAATTTCTGGGCAGGATCAGCCACAGGTGCCTTGCATCTTCCGCTTGAGAGAAGAGAGTGGAATCTGGTACCTGGACCAAATCAGAAGAGAGCAGTACGTTCCAAATGAAGAATTTCTTAATTCTGATCTCCTGGAAAAGAATAAATACcgaaaaatgtacttttttacTCTTGAACCTCGAACAATTGAAGATTTTGAATCTGTGAATACATACATGCAAGAATCTCCAACATCTGTGTTTAAAACCACATCACTGTGTTCCTTGCAGACCCCAGAAGGGGTTCACTGTTTAGTGGGCTTCACCCTCATCTCCAAGAGATTCAGTTATAAGGACAATATAGATCTGGTAGAGTTTAAGACTCTGAATGAGGAAGAAGTAGAAGAGGtgctgaaaaatatatttaacatttcccTGGAGAGAAAACTTGTGCCCAAACATGGCGATCTGTCTATCAGTCTTTAA